In the Necator americanus strain Aroian chromosome X, whole genome shotgun sequence genome, CATTACACAAACACGTCTGACACCATAGAGTAATGATAACTTAGTGGTTTTGGTtaacatttcttctttattttcaagaatGACTCAAgtcaattgtttttctttttttttaggtgttTATTagttaccagtctgaacgtccggccgAAGCCGAACTTCAGACTTCCTGGAATGTCCAACTAGTGAAGGAAAAACTTGCCGCGATCCAAGATAGTTTGTGATTTTTAACACGCATCACTATCAGCAGGTGACACGGGAGACGACTAAGACGCTATTAAAGGAGGGTCATTTCTCGCGTTCATCCATACCAGCGACGATTCGCGTGCGGCGAGAGCAGTCGAACCGCGCCGCCGCCgtggctgtgaactctgcgggcaacCATAATCCTCCATCGAAACCATGGAAATTACataattcagaaaattccCGTTTGCAGATGAACGGAAATTGGTAATGGAGCGCTGCTTGCAGCAACTGCGGATGTTTCTTCTTCTAGTCACTTCTCTACATTGAAgttcttctttatttgttcGTTATTCTGCAGACTCCATGCAGGATGAAGATTGGTAACTCTACTTCGTGATCACATGTTCTACTTCATGATTGCATAGTTTTTGTGTGTTGCTAATTCTCACAATAAGTGGAGTATCATTTTTTCAGTGCTCCTTCATCTTTACTAGTCCGAACgtctggctaaagccggacttctgACTGATTAGTAAATAACGTGTTTTCTGTAGTGTTCGCTTCCCTTATCTtcattgatcaatgaaaattagtaGTAGTGCCATTTCctgtacacatacacacacatacatacatacatacatacacaccacacacacacacacacacacacacagacgttattatatagcatgactGGTCCAAAGGTCTGCaccaaatttcacttttttcaaacaattataACTTTATTGTTCTTAGTATATCATCTTAGTATGCCACCATCTTTCTGATCATTCAATGCCTTCTCTCGTAGATACAGCTTCAGTGCCGGAAACAAATGGTAGTCAGGCGGGACCAATACAGGAGAATGAGTAGGGTGCGGCAGAACTTCCCAACCAGGCTCGGCATACTAACACgccaaaaaattcaaaatggcaCACCAGGCAAACTACTGCTTCGAATCCCTTTCTACAAGATCCACGGTGGATGCTGAGGAGCACGTTTTCAGAAGTTGACCGACGCTACTCACTAGAAACGCTTGAAGTGTGACAGTGTATATTTACTTCATGACAACACGCATACTTATGTTGCGAAGCTGATCCACCTGGCAGACTCGGATTGGAAGTGCTACCCCATGCTGTTCTTCTGTTCAGTTTTCCGATCTAGTCCCTCGCGAATACCCTTTTCTCCGCTCTCTGAAGCATCAACTTCGAGGACCATCTGAGGAAATTCAATGATTAGTCGGAGTTTGAAACTAAGGTCGAGCATTTCTTTGATTCAAAGCCGTCACCTTTCTCGGCCGCAAGAATTCCAGTGGTTCATAGAGACGAAGACAACCTTAGATGTTCATCTAGCCATGGAAGTGCAAAGAACTACGCAGTTATGAGGAGCTATGTGAAGAAAAGTGATGCGAGTTGTCTGATTAAGTGAAGAACAATATAGTTAAAAGTACAGGTAATTTTGTGCGGTATTCTAATAAGAATAGAGGAGTGAGTTTTGTATAGATATCACCTTcaggaagtctagaaatcttataaAAGTTGAACTCTGTTTTCCTGTAGGTTCCAAAAGGTCAGAGCTACAGAAAACCCCTCtccggaaataaattaggctacaaaagaGCTTGGgacttacaggataacgataatcctCATTCCTGTTACTTTTAAAAgctgaaatgttttgtttttaacgCTAATTTTTACGTACTTAATTTATTTTGGCGAAAGTTTTTTAAGTTTATGCTATTAGGTATATCCTTCTCTCATCTTTCACGTGagaatttcttttgcttctgaCCATTAGCGAGCGATAACTCAAGTGGCTAGACTGTGCAAGAGAGAACAAGTGGGGAATGGTCAGGAACTTCGGAGTAATAAGGGACAAAAGTTTCCGCGCTAGGCGTCACGACTGTAGTCTCGGTGACCCGCACGGGAATTTCATCGACGCGGCTTGTAAGGTTGGTGGAGTCCGGTGCCGAAGCGTTGCATAAGGTGCTATtggggtgttcggaaagtatctgccgaacaTTTCGCAGTagtgcagattttttgagatgttctggaagttcccgttttaaacatattatataaggatactaccgcttgtatacaaattacatatctggctccctcttccttacCTACTTCATCCTATGAGGCTGAACACatcacccatattcgacacgtactcctttacgagttcgaatctggccaccccgctgctgaagcccatcgaaacttaagtcgAGTATTCGGCACTGATGCCCCTTCTGAGTggtctgtgcgcgcctggttccagcgcttcaaagccgaaaacaagaatttcgaagatgagcctcgctctggtcgaccgactacaatatcgttcgacgaactgaggaatctggcggagcagcatccatatgaaggcgcgcggtattttgctgccagtcttggctgttcgctgtccaccgtgagcaatggactgcgaccTCTcagaatggtgaaaaagctcggtcaatGGATCCcgcatgcattgagcgacggcaaccgccaaagacgcctggacatctgcactcagctgctctccagaagccgcagattcgactggctgggCACCAtcgtcactggagatgaaaaatgggtcctctacgtcaaccatacccacaaacgtgcgtggtgcgctggcgatgaaatgccgtatcttttcgtgaaaggtgatatccatgagaagaaggtcatgccgAGCGTCTGgcggggagttcatggaatctaccgttttgaactgctgccggacaacacgacagttactgccgaggtctactgcgctcaattgcaaagactggccgacaatattcgcaaggagcacccgaagcttgacaacgttcgcctgctgcacgataacgcgcgccctcacattgcgaagaagacttcccagaagattctggagctcggatgggaagttctaccgcacctaCCGCACAACCCAGACCTGGCTCCGAGCGACTATCACCTCTTctgatcgcttcagcatcacctggaagagaagtgctacgatgatcgtgaccacctcgaaaatgaccttcgggctttcttcgcctccaagtcgctgGAGTTCTATGAAAAAGGAATCGGTGAGaggttggcagaaggttgtcgatgttgatggagattatatcgtcgaataataaaatgttgttaaaaagttgtgtcactttgaaattttgccgtatttcggcagatactttccgaacaccctaataacTTGCTGATCGGCCATATAAAATATACGGTTTCTATAGTTTATACTCCACGGTGGCAAGCGACTAAGAAAGTCGCTGTCTAAAATAATATTGTTGCTTTCTACCTCAGTAGGAATGCACGCAGATTCCGTAAAATAAACAGGCCGGTACAGGATGAGCGAGCCAACctcaaaaaggagaaaacccAGACCAGTGggagacctcgcgaaccgttcttatccataagaaaggtgaccgagaggaccttcgcaacaaccgtccgatatgcttactgagcgtgttatacaaagtattcaccaagatcatcctcacgcgcatatctaggacgctggatgaagcccagtcTCAAGAACAACCTGGATTCCGCCAGAGTTTCAGCTgtttggaccacatccagaccgtgtcgagggtcataaaGGTTTGCcaggaataccgcctgccccttgttctaaccttcgtcgactatgagaaagcctttgacagggtagaaacgaatgcaatactgtcagcgctggtcgatcaaggtgtggacgcttcgtatgtgaggacattagccaattgctacgatcgatgcacgactaggatacagctttccaccgccctctcaccatacccattgggaagggggtacgacaaagcgatactatatcgccgaagctgctCACGGCTGCAtggcaatggataatgaaatcactttcctggaaagaaaggggcatacgtgttgatggaagatttctttcgaaccttcgtttcgcggacgacatcgttctcttttcgagcagtaccaatgaagcagaaacgatgctcaacgaattgaacgaagcggGGAatagaataggactgcgaataaacaggaagaagacacagttcatgaagaacgcttactgcgaggacggaggagtacaacttgaaggctcccaaatcgtggaaacttcatCACACGTGTAccttggacgttctatgaacatggaaaacgacttgaaggaagaactgaatagaagaatgagagcagcatgggtagcattcgcagccgtcagggaagctacggaccaactgacggaccaagaccttcgtgcccatctgttcgactcgacagttcttccagcgctctgttacgcagtggagacgtgggcagacaccacTGCCACGtgtaggaagctacttactacccacagagcccttgagagatatcttctgaagtttaaccggcgaaCACAagacctagccggtcttcgcagctccgacttaagaggaatgtcccgtctttgcgacccagcggaatatgtatcgaaagcaaaacataaatgggccggtcacatcatgagaa is a window encoding:
- a CDS encoding hypothetical protein (NECATOR_CHRX.G22255.T2) → MVRNFGVIRDKSFRARRHDCSLGDPHGNFIDAACKDTTACIQITYLAPSSLPTSSYEAEHITHIRHVLLYEFESGHPAAEAHRNLSRVFGTDAPSEWSVRAWFQRFKAENKNFEDEPRSGRPTTISFDELRNLAEQHPYEGARYFAASLGCSLSTVSNGLRPLRMVKKLGQWIPHALSDGNRQRRLDICTQLLSRSRRFDWLGTIVTGDEKWVLYVNHTHKRAWCAGDEMPYLFVKGDIHEKKVMPSVWRGVHGIYRFELLPDNTTVTAEVYCAQLQRLADNIRKEHPKLDNVRLLHDNARPHIAKKTSQKILELGWEHHLEEKCYDDRDHLENDLRAFFASKSLEFYEKGIGERTLDEAQSQEQPGFRQSFSCLDHIQTVSRVIKVCQEYRLPLVLTFVDYEKAFDRVETNAILSALVDQAFHRPLTIPIGKGVRQSDTISPKLLTAAWQWIMKSLSWKERGIRVDGRFLSNLRFADDIVLFSSSTNEAETMLNELNEAGNRIGLRINRKKTQFMKNAYCEDGGVQLEGSQIVETSSHVYLGRSMNMENDLKEELNRRMRAAWVAFAAVREATDQLTDQDLRAHLFDSTVLPALCYAVETWADTTATCRKLLTTHRALERYLLKFNRRTQDLAGLRSSDLRGMSRLCDPAEYVSKAKHKWAGHIMRRIDDRWTKRTLEWIPRDTKRPRGRPPTRWGDVFATRTDQLKAQLDTAQGPRQRHSRNLRTSWMTMARERNEWKRCWGPHVQ
- a CDS encoding hypothetical protein (NECATOR_CHRX.G22255.T1) translates to MVRNFGVIRDKSFRARRHDCSLGDPHGNFIDAACKDTTACIQITYLAPSSLPTSSYEAEHITHIRHVLLYEFESGHPAAEAHRNLSRVFGTDAPSEWSVRAWFQRFKAENKNFEDEPRSGRPTTISFDELRNLAEQHPYEGARYFAASLGCSLSTVSNGLRPLRMVKKLGQWIPHALSDGNRQRRLDICTQLLSRSRRFDWLGTIVTGDEKWVLYVNHTHKRAWCAGDEMPYLFVKGDIHEKKVMPSVWRGVHGIYRFELLPDNTTVTAEVYCAQLQRLADNIRKEHPKLDNVRLLHDNARPHIAKKTSQKILELGWEVLPHLPHNPDLAPSDYHLF
- a CDS encoding hypothetical protein (NECATOR_CHRX.G22256.T1), producing MLNELNEAGNRIGLRINRKKTQFMKNAYCEDGGVQLEGSQIVETSSHVYLGRSMNMENDLKEELNRRMRAAWVAFAAVREATDQLTDQDLRAHLFDSTVLPALCYAVETWADTTATCRKLLTTHRALERYLLKFNRRTQDLAGLRSSDLRGMSRLCDPAEYVSKAKHKWAGHIMRRIDDRWTKRTLEWIPRDTKRPRGRPPTRWGDVFATRTDQLKAQLDTAQGPRQRHSRNLRTSWMTMARERNEWKRCWGPHVQ